A genomic segment from Aspergillus puulaauensis MK2 DNA, chromosome 1, nearly complete sequence encodes:
- the NAM2 gene encoding leucine--tRNA ligase NAM2 (COG:J;~EggNog:ENOG410PHW1;~InterPro:IPR013155,IPR009080,IPR025709,IPR001412, IPR014729,IPR009008,IPR015413,IPR002300,IPR002302;~PFAM:PF00133,PF08264,PF13603;~go_function: GO:0000166 - nucleotide binding [Evidence IEA];~go_function: GO:0002161 - aminoacyl-tRNA editing activity [Evidence IEA];~go_function: GO:0004812 - aminoacyl-tRNA ligase activity [Evidence IEA];~go_function: GO:0004823 - leucine-tRNA ligase activity [Evidence IEA];~go_function: GO:0005524 - ATP binding [Evidence IEA];~go_process: GO:0006418 - tRNA aminoacylation for protein translation [Evidence IEA];~go_process: GO:0006429 - leucyl-tRNA aminoacylation [Evidence IEA]) has product MQHIIRFRLSPARAAFALRTLKPCTSTFQPSLGCSRRALATATAAATSKSKKLDILAIENKWKARWQEDDATIGAGNTVAGTADEKPKSYILSMFPYPSGTLHMGHLRVYTISDVLARFYRMRGHDVLHPMGWDAFGLPAENAANERGVSPAGWTTDNIARMKEQLQSISTSFNWDRELTTCSPEFYEHTQRIFLMLYEKRLAYQAEAMVNYDPVDKTVLANEQVDANGYSWRSGAKVEKKMLKQWFFRITEFKEQLLEDLDSLAGGWPERVLSMQRNWLGKSYGAKIKFPLVVEGDNGKNFDINVFTTRPDTLYGVEYVALALDHPIVLDAAKKDAALQKFLDEAATLPADSKVGYKLENAGVTNPLLVIDKESPHLARRLPVYVAPYVLSDYGEGAVMGVPGHDSRDFLFFKENANPSSIPVILRAEQASATGTNPDASEVPIDEAKPFTQEGFLSTSCGKYHGLHSREAGDMITTDLKATGRADFVEQWRLRDWLISRQRYWGTPIPIIHCNDCGPQPVPVGDLPVKLPDLEGNWLKENRGNPLETSEEWISINCPSCGGQARRDTDTMDTFVDSSWYYLRFLDAANERKPFSPAVARPVDIYIGGVEHAILHLLYARFIYKFLSQSDLFPEIARTGDLAVPPEPFKTLLSQGMVHGKTYTEPSTGRFLLPAELDLSNPDKPVIKETGATPHMSFEKMSKSKHNGVDPTTCVSKYGADATRAHVLFSAPVSEVLEWDETKIVGIERWFSRVWKLVVDTEQSLNSSSYRVRQKDLLAGTGLAESLEPLHGLTDSDAEAILSSHRAVCSVTNCIEANPYGLNTVISDLTKLTNSLLSSTPASPHILYLSVSSLLHLLAPVAPALSSECWEILHSSIVVEKPHSESKIPPILDCPWPTPPLTTEQADILSARGGQVVAVQINGKLRFTVTIPRMLSPTTMDSGVMEQDYIMTRILETEEGRLWLRERNDWEKRRRVIVVKGGKLVNIVF; this is encoded by the exons ATGCAACACATCATCCGTTTCCGATTGAGCCCTGCCCGGGCGGCATTCGCGCTCCGGACACTGAAGCCATGCACGTCAACTTTCCAGCCTTCTCTGGGTTGCTCCCGCCGCGCCCTGGCGACTGCAACTGCAGCCGCAACCTCCAAGTCGAAAAAGCTCGATATATTGGCCATAGAGAATAAATGGAAGGCTAGATGGCAAGAAGACGACGCCACCATTGGTGCTGGCAACACTGTTGCAGGGACGGCTGATGAGAAGCCCAAGTCGTATATTCTTTCGATGTTTCCCTATCCGTCTGGTACGCTGCATATGGGTCATTTGCGAGTGTATACAATATCAGATGTGCTAGCGCGATTCTATCGGATGCGCGGCCATGATGTTTTGCATCCGATGGGGTGGGATGCCTTTGGGTTGCCGGCGGAGAATGCGGCGAATGAGCGCGGCGTGTCTCCTGCGGGATGGACGACGGACAATATTGCTAGGATGAAGGAGCAGTTACAGAGTATCTCTACCTCGTTTAATTGGGACCGG GAGCTCACGACTTGCTCGCCGGAATTCTACGAACATACCCAACGGATATTTTTGATGCTATATGAGAAAAGGCTTGCATATCAGGCTGAGGCCATGGTTAACTATGACCCGGTCGATAAGACGGTGTTGGCAAATGAACAGGTTGACGCCAACGGATATTCTTGGCGATCTGGCGCGAaagtcgagaagaagatgctGAAACAGTGGTTTTTCCGCATCACGGAATTCAAGGAACAGCTGTTGGAGGATCTCGACTCTCTTGCCGGTGGTTGGCCGGAGCGAGTACTGTCCATGCAACGGAATTGGTTAGGGAAATCGTACGGCGCGAAGATCAAGTTCCCTCTTGTTGTCGAGGGTGATAACGGAAAGAATTTCGATATCAACGTCTTCACTACAAGGCCGGACACCCTCTACGGAGTAGAATACGTCGCGCTCGCGCTTGATCATCCCATCGTCTTGGATGCAGCCAAGAAAGATGCAGCCCTACAAAAGTTCCTGGATGAGGCAGCGACGCTACCGGCGGACTCTAAAGTTGGATATAAGCTAGAGAACGCCGGCGTTACGAATCCCCTGCTTGTAATTGACAAAGAAAGCCCCCACCTCGCTCGTCGACTGCCGGTGTATGTAGCACCATACGTTCTTAGCGATTATGGAGAGGGCGCAGTCATGGGAGTGCCCGGTCACGATTCCCGAGACTTCTTGTTTTTCAAGGAAAACGCAAATCCCAGCTCGATTCCCGTCATTTTGAGAGCGGAGCAAGCATCTGCCACGGGTACCAATCCGGATGCAAGTGAGGTCCCTATTGACGAGGCGAAGCCTTTCACACAAGAGGGGTTTTTGAGCACAAGTTGCGGGAAATACCATGGCCTTCATTCGCGCGAAGCCGGGGATATGATCACCACAGACCTCAAGGCCACTGGTCGCGCTGACTTTGTTGAGCAATGGAGGTTACGGGATTGGCTGATCAGCCGCCAGCGTTATTGGGGAACCCCGATTCCTATAATTCACTGCAATGATTGCGGTCCTCAGCCTGTTCCAGTAGGCGACCTTCCGGTGAAGTTGCCCGACTTAGAGGGCAACTGGCTGAAAGAAAACCGGGGTAACCCTCTCGAGACATCCGAAGAGTGGATTTCTATCAATTGCCCGAGCTGCGGAGGTCAAGCAAGACGCGATACAGACACCATGGACACTTTTGTTGACTCCTCGTGGTACTACCTCCGTTTCTTAGATGCCGCGAATGAGCGGAAGCCTTTTTCTCCCGCAGTGGCGCGACCAGTCGACATCTACATTGGAGGTGTTGAGCACGCAATTCTGCATCTGCTCTATGCTCGCTTCATTTACAAATTTCTGTCTCAATCGGATCTCTTCCCGGAGATTGCTCGCACTGGTGACTTGGCGGTGCCGCCGGAGCCCTTCAAGACCCTTCTTTCCCAGGGGATGGTCCATGGTAAGACGTACACAGAACCATCTACCGGCCGCTTCTTACTTCCCGCTGAACTCGACCTCTCTAATCCGGATAAGCCTGTTATCAAAGAAACCGGTGCCACGCCCCATATGTCGTTCGAGAAAATGTCGAAGAGCAAACACAACGGCGTGGACCCGACAACGTGCGTCTCAAAGTATGGTGCTGATGCCACACGCGCGCATGTGCTTTTCTCGGCCCCTGTTAGTGAGGTCTTGGAGTGGGACGAGACAAAGATCGTCGGTATCGAGCGCTGGTTTAGCAGAGTCTGGAAACTCGTGGTGGACACAGAACAGAGCCTGAACTCATCCTCGTATAGGGTGCGACAAAAAGACTTATTAGCAGGCACCGGCCTCGCTGAGAGCCTGGAACCCTTACACGGTTTGACCGACAGTGATGCTGAGGCCATACTCTCCAGTCACCGAGCTGTTTGCTCCGTGACAAACTGCATTGAGGCGAATCCCTATGGGCTCAACACGGTCATCTCTGACCTGACGAAACTCACCAACTCACTCTTATCCTCGACTCCTGCCTCCCCGCATATCCTTTATCTCTCCGTTTCTTCCCTACTACACCTCCTGGCGCCTGTGGCTCCAGCATTGTCATCCGAATGTTGGGAAATCCTCCATTCATCCATTGTTGTAGAGAAGCCTCACTCTGAGTCCAAAATCCCCCCAATCCTCGACTGTCCGTGGCCAACACCTCCATTGACCACGGAACAGGCCGATATTTTATCAGCGCGCGGAGGACAGGTCGTGGCGGT
- a CDS encoding sucrase/ferredoxin-like domain-containing protein (COG:O;~EggNog:ENOG410PFM3;~InterPro:IPR036249,IPR009737;~PFAM:PF06999), whose translation MRLRVMSWRTLAIRQTTTGPTRTKAATRCLSSSSCLSMPQRIPLDIPPPFPITKNCPEPKCSCPPTPSMPEGQPLDYDHPLNGTMAAYAQQIVICTGQMDWTSRIEDDGKDQGWGELVRGLKGLMGRGGPYADPFNNILVTNSSLPPSQTGSSSTNAASAFLFPSFKYFPFIPTNVGDSPSPGANLSTFVQAFLLPTKLSPMTESLPEPRHSDLLRKPGLVSEFTDAVDLHHSPVILICGHGGRDMRCGTMAPVLEEQFRKVLESKGLFTQARNGSGSIDSPDRAHVGLISHVGGHKYAGNVIVYIPKNMKYENSSAPHPLAGKGIWYGRIEPKHVEGVVEETILRGKVVSDHFRGGIDHDGSILRL comes from the exons ATGAGACTACGAGTGATGAGCTGGCGGACCCTCGCCATACGACAAACTACAACCGGACCAACAAGAACGAAAGCCGCGACCCGATGTTTATCGAGCTCCAGTTGCCTCTCAATGCCACAGCGAATCCCCTTGGATATTCCGCCACCATTTCCTATTACCAAGAATTGCCCTGAACCGAAGTGCTCATGTCCTCCGACACCATCTATGCCCGAAGGGCAGCCGCTCGATTACGACCATCCGCTGAACGGGACAATGGCAGCCTACGCTCAACAAATAGTCATATGCACGGGACAAATGGATTGGACAAGTCGCATTGAGGATGACGGGAAAGACCAAGGCTGGGGGGAGCTTGTGAGAGGTTTAAAGGGTTTGATGGGCCGCGGTGGTCCATACGCCGAT CCTTTTAACAACATTTTGGTCACGAATTCCTCATTGCCACCTTCGCAGACGGGATCTTCTTCTACCAAtgcagcctcagccttccTTTTCCCTAGCTTTAAATACTTCCCTTTCATACCTACCAATGTCGGGGACTCACCGAGTCCAGGAGCCAACCTTTCAACCTTTGTGCAAGCATTCCTTCTTCCCACAAAACTCAGCCCGATGACAGAGAGCCTCCCCGAACCCCGGCATAGCGATTTACTCCGAAAGCCCGGGTTGGTATCCGAGTTCACCGACGCTGTGGATCTACATCATTCACCTGTTATCTTGATTTGCGGGCACGGCGGCCGTGATATGCGATGCGGAACAATGGCGCCTGTTCTAGAAGAGCAATTCCGGAAGGTCTTGGAATCAAAAGGACTATTCACCCAGGCAAGGAATGGCAGTGGTAGTATTGACAGTCCAGATCGTGCTCATGTCGGTCTAATCAGTCACGTCGGTGGACATAAATATGCTGGGAACGTGATCGTATATATTCCCAAAAACATGAAATACGAGAACTCGTCCGCTCCCCACCCGCTGGCCGGTAAGGGGATTTGGTATGGACGTATTGAACCCAAGCACGTTGAGGGGGTCGTAGAGGAAACTATCTTGAGGGGGAAGGTGGTGTCAGATCATTTTAGAGGTGGGATAGATCACGATGGGAGCATCCTTCGGCTATAG
- a CDS encoding CAAX prenyl protease RCE1 (BUSCO:EOG09263IMF;~COG:O;~EggNog:ENOG410PI47;~InterPro:IPR003675,IPR039731;~MEROPS:MER0004246;~PFAM:PF02517;~TransMembrane:5 (o24-47i68-88o108-127i231-255o302-322i);~go_component: GO:0016020 - membrane [Evidence IEA];~go_component: GO:0030176 - integral component of endoplasmic reticulum membrane [Evidence IEA];~go_function: GO:0004222 - metalloendopeptidase activity [Evidence IEA];~go_process: GO:0071586 - CAAX-box protein processing [Evidence IEA]) has translation MAPVTSLLAHLKSLYSPEEDKPAISTHAAAGISICLTLIYVLPFYISPTTRPSATLSRDAPSVIRARIRVVTLSCIVCSLAVLCLIVIKDDSSVFDALKLLGWWQVNFTDVFRSLILTAILFTGPLFERGIAEGEWRSWFGKARISETLGGWIGWRNYVAGPITEEVMFRSAIIPLHILARVSPGRIVWTAPLYFGVAHVHHFYEFRLTHPDTSIIAAALRSAFQFGFTTVFGWYATFIYLRTGSLIAVIIIHTFCNWCGLPRLWGRVEAAVPIGPTLSRGKEDSDRSLEYSYDQLGIGWSVAYYVLLVFGAIGFCCALWPLTESTHALANFASSR, from the exons ATGGCCCCGGTTACTAGCCTCCTCGCTCACCTCAAGAGTCTTTATTCGCCAGAAGAGG ATAAGCCAGCTATTTCAACCCATGCGGCAGCTGGCATTTCG ATCTGTCTGACCCTGATTTACGTGCTCCCTTTCTATATCTCACCAACAACGCGGCCGTCCGCCACTCTTAGCCGTGATGCTCCATCGGTGATCAGAGCCCGGATCAGGGTTGTAACGCTGTCTTGTATCGTTTGCAGCTTGGCTGTTCTATGTCTCATTGTTATTAAGGATGACTCCTCTGTCTTCGATGCCCTGAAGCTCCTGGGTTGGTGGCAAGTCAACTTCACGGACGTCTTTCGTAGCTTAATCTTGACTGCCATCCTATTCACTGGGCCACTTTTCGAGCGTGGAATTGCTGAGGGGGaatggaggagttggttcGGGAAAGCTCGGATCTCCGAGACGCTGGGCGGCTGGATTGGATGGAGAAATTATGTCGCT GGTCCCATTACAGAGGAAGTCATGTTCCGATCAGCCATAATACCTCTACATATTCTTGCTCGGGTTAGTCCAGGGCGTATCGTTTGGACAGCTCCGTTGTATTTTGGTGTCGCCCACGTGCATCATTTCTATGAGTTTAGGTTGACTCATCCTGATACTTCAATCATCGCTGCGGCGCTTCGCTCTGCTTTTCAATTCGGATTTACAACTGTGTTTGGCTGGTATGCCACTTTCATCTATCTCCGAACGGGTTCTCTTATTGCTGTCATCATTATCCATACCTTTTGCAACTGGTGCGGGCTTCCTCGTCTGTGGGGAAGGGTTGAGGCGGCAGTTCCAATAGGGCCTACCCTCAGTCGAGGGAAGGAAGATTCTGACAGGAGCCTAGAATACTCCTATGACCAGCTCGGTATTGGATGGAGCGTCGCATATtatgtcctcctcgtctttggGGCTATTGGGTTCTGTTGCGCACTGTGGCCGTTGACAGAGTCTACACACGCTTTGGCAAATTTCGCCAGTTCGCGATGA